Part of the bacterium genome, CTACACTTAAAAAAGTATCGCCTTATGGCTCTTGTGTTTATAAGCTAGAAGGAATCACAGCCAAAGATATAATCAATGTAACTCTTGCTAAAGCTTATATTCAATCCGAAGCAAGACAAGGAAATAAAAACTATATTTTATTAAATAAGAGTGCTGATGAGGCCTTGCGCATTTATAAAAAAAATCCAGGAAAAGTTGATGTAACATACTTTAAAGATCCCGGTTTGTTTTTTGCAAATTACCAAATAGTATATAAGAACAGCTTTGAACTATCTGGAGAAAAATTTCTTCCTATTCCAGATAATATTTCTGCAATAAAAATCATTGGGCAGGATGAAGTTGGTTTTTCAAAAAGTGACAATCTAAAAAGTTTATTTAAAAAAAAGGCTACACAAAAATATTTAAATACAAATATCAGTAACATCAAGTCTATTGATTATGGAAAAGATCAACATTTTTTGTATTTTAAAATTAAACAAGAAAAGATGACCCTGCAAAAAAATGGGGGTTTGGACTATTGTTTTATGTTTGATGATCTTGAGCAAACAACAGGTGCCAATAGTATTGAGTTTTGGCTACTCAATAAAATCTTTACACCTATAAATACAATTGAAACCCTAATGATTTATCAGCATGATCATAGAGAAAAACACCCTATTGTTTTTAGTGATGTCAATGCAAACAATCAACCTGGGGTAAAAAATAATCATTCGGTCCTTTTCTTTCAAAGGGATGATTATTTTTATCTTATGATAGATCGTAAGGTCATTCCCTATGAAAAAATTCAATTTGCCATCATTACCTGGAGTGCGGGTACAGCGTGGGGTGGGTCAGAAAAAACGCCACCTATTGTTGACCAACTGCCTTATGATATAAGTGTTATGAGAAGTAAAGAGCCAAATGTGATTCAGTCTTTTCTTAAAATCAATCAATAACAAAACTAGGAGTAAATGAATGAATAAAATAGAGCAGTATAAAAATTTAAAGGCAGTGTATATCAATACGTCCTTAAAAAAAGACCCAAAAAAGAGTCATACGGGGCATTTGCTTACAGCATCAGCTAAAATTTTAGAAAAACAACAGCTTACAGTAGAAAACATTCACATGCTTGATTATCAAGTACCCCCTGGTGTTTATCCTGATATGACCAAGCATGGATGGTCTCAAGATGACTGGCCAAAAATTTGGAAAAAAATAAAATCTAGCGATATTCTAGTTATAGGAACCCCTATTTGGTTGGGAGAAGAAAGCTCTGTATGTCGAGTCCTTATTGAACGATTGTATGCCATGTCAGGTGAACTCAATGCTGATGGCCAATCCATCTATTACGGTAAAGTTGGTGGCTGCGTGATTACAGGTAATGAAGATGGGATTAAACATGTTGCCATGAGCATAGGCTATGCATTAAGCCATTTAGGTTATACGATACCCCCTCAAGCAGACTGTGGTTGGATTGGTGAAGCAGGGCCTGGCCCCTCGTATGGAGACAAAAAAGACGATGGCTCTCATGTAGGCTTTGATAATGATTTTACCATGCGCAATACTACCATTATGTCCTGGAATTTAATGCATATGGCCAGTCTTCTTAAGCAACATCCACTTCCCAATCATGGCAATGATCGTAGAGCCTGGAAAGCAGGATCTCGCTTTGACTTTGAAAACCCAGAGTATCGAGTATAAGTTGATAAAAATAAGTCAACACGCTTTGATGAGTTTAGGTAAAACCTAATTCAAGCATGCCTTTCATTAGCGTAGATGTGTTTTTAATTGTTTAATTGCAAGGCTAGTCACTGTATATTTAAAAACCGAGTATCTCTATAGATGCAGAAACGCATTAAAGATGCGACACGCGTGTCCTTTTTAGCCTTGACAAAAAACATGAAGTGGTATATAAATGTCTCACTTTAAGATGATGGCATATAAAAAAATTCATGCAGGGGGTATATTTCTTTAGAGGCATAAAAAAACCAATATCCCTATGTTTGGCTCTGAGCTTATTTTACACACATCCAGCCTTGTGTGACAGCGGTCCCTCTTTTTTTGGGCGCTTTTTTAAAATTTCACAGTCGTCCGGCTTTTCTCAGAATATAGGACGTGTTAAAGCACGTATGGCTTCCAAAGCGGGAAATCTTCGCACGTGGTATAGGGGGCCCAAAAGCTTAAAATACAGCTCAAAGAATGCCAAGCGCAAGTTTCGCTCAGCTACCAAAGCTGGGGTTCGGGCTGCTAAATCGGGCAGAAACCAATTTTTTGTATCGCTTATGGTTTCGGTGGTTATTGTTTCCAGCATGACAGTGGCCAGCGCCAAGCGTGAAGGAGCATCATCCGAAGAAATTACCGAAAAACTCATAGAAAAACTTTCTTCAGGCAGCTTTTTGGGAAGTATGTTTGCTGCATCCGTAGATTCTTTAAGAAACATGATTATTACGGTCAATCGTCAATTGAAAGGCTCATTCAATAAAGAGGTCATGCAACAAGCCAAGCGTAGCTGGTTGAAAATGGGACTCAATGGTTTTGGAGCCTCGTTGGCCGGTTGGATGGCTTATTATGGTGGATCTCGGCTTTGGGAAGAAGCCTCTTTAATGCAGGCCTCACAAGCAGATTACGTATTATCACAAAACATGTTTAAAACCGTTCTTGCCTATCTTTACGGTGAAGGCGGGCCGGATTACAGACGGGTTGCACAAAGGCAATTTGAAGCCATGCATTTGATCATGATTGCAGATCCCGCCCGGCGAGGAATCTTCTTTAACAACTTAATTCGCTTTGACATGCTCAATGGCGGCCAGTTGGCCACGGTTTTGTCTGCGGCATCTGCAGGCTCAGCAGCAACCATCATATTTGCATCTGCAAATCCTGTCGCCCTTATTTTATACTGCACTTTGTTTGGTGTCATGGCAACCTCAGCCGCTGAGTATGCATTGCCAGTAAGCTGGGAAAAACGTCTGGGCGGCTTTTCAAAACGGCGTTGGGTGGATCTGAATCGGACGCTTCTCCACCAATCTGCGCGTGGCTTAAACGCGTTTAGCTCCAATATTATTGAAATGAATGCATCCAAAAACTCTGAACAACAATTGCAGGCATTCATCAGCACTTTGATTGAGCGAGGACAAGGCCGAAGTCGATACCTGACAGAACTCATTGCATACATGCACTGGACCATTGAAACCAATGAAATGCTGCAGCGTGAGTGGTCAATGCATGCGTTTCAAGAAGCCAAAAAGAAGCTTTTGGAAGACAAATATGGAAAAATAAAAGTGCAAGGACCGGCAACGCCAGGGTTCTTTCTGGCACGTTTGTATCAAGGTAGTATTCTTCAAGATTGGCTTACCGATGACAGCCAGGATATAGCTTGGACCATTGAGAATAATCGCCAAAAACTCAAAGAGTACCATCAAGAGTTCAGAGACTTTTATCGAAAAGAGGCCCTTTGGCTACAAAATATCAAGCAGCAGTATCAGCAGCTCAGCCTTAAAAATAAGCTCACCGACTGCGTTGATAACATGCTGTTTAGTGAAATTGAAAAAGTAAGTTTTGTCCAAGAGGTGTTCACCCAAAAAACAGCGCAATGGATAGATTTATTTTTTATTAAGGAGGGTCAAGAACTTGCCTGTGCTTATGAAGGCTGTTCACAAGACTTACCAGGGGATATCATTCAGTTAAGCACTTTGCTTGCAACATGGAGCCATTATGGCTTTAATGAAAATCATGAGATTCAAACAGTTTTAGACCAATATGGAGAAGAGCATAACATTGCAGCTGAGAACACTTTAAGCAATGACTACTGCTTTAATCAAATTATGGAAACGCCAAGCAAGGCATACGTAAAGCAAATAGGTAGTGCTTATGGCAACGGACACTAAGCATTGCACCAAAGAGTGACACTCCTTATTCCTAAAACAATAAAATTGAAAACAAATCGTATACTTTCTGACTTCCAAGCATAAAATATCATCGGTAATATATAGACTGCTATCCTTATGAATGTTAAATTTTAATGCAATGGACATGTCTTCTTGGTATCAAAGTTTAGTCAAACCATCTTGGGCTCCGCCTGCCTGGGTTTTTGGCCCAGTGTGGTCTTTTTTGTACCTCCTGATTTTAGTCTCATTTTTTTATGTTGGCTTTTTGGCCTTTAAGAAAAAAATTAGTTTTATCATTCTCTTACCTTTTTTACTGAATATCGTCTTTAATCTTTTGTTCACGCCTCTTCAGTTTTCTTTGCAAAACAACGTTTTGGCTTTACTGGATGTGATTTTGGTTTTTCTTACGCTCATTTGGGCTATGATTGTGATTTATCCCTTTGCCCAATGGGTGACGTGGATTCAAGTGCCATACCTTTTATGGGTAAGCTTTGCCATGGTCCTTCAAGCCAGCATTACTTATCTCAATCGTTAGGGGTGAATGTGCAAAGTGAAACCATGAATGACTATGCTAACAGTTTTTAGAGATATGATTCTTGGTAGTGTGGATTTTGTATGTTTGCATCAAATTTTAGTTGTATATGTGAAGCAAGTGTATGAGCATTTTTGTATGATTCTATATTCTAATCTTTAAGCTAGCGACTGTTTTGCTCGGTAACCACTTTAATAACAAGGTGTTCATCTTTATCTGTTTGAAAGTAAAGCTTGAAGGACTTACTTTTGTTGGCCTTGATGACTTGTCTTAAGATATCTGGAGAGTTGATATGACCTGGGATGATAAATTCTTGTTCAGACCGGCACACGACAATTGCAGATCGGTCCTCATTTAAATTGTATTCAAGAGGAAAACACAAGTGCAATTCATGGCTAAAGCCTGAACCTATAAAAAACAAGACCGTAAGAATACTTAATTTAAGGATAGAAGCGCTCAATGTTCTATTATAGCATAAATTACGGGCTAAAGTTCAATGTTTATTTGTAGCTCACATTGATAATGAACCGTTCAGTTGTTATTCATATTTATGGTTTAAGTTGTGCTCTTAAATCAATCAAAGGAGTGCAAAAATGAATAAAAACATAATGAACGCAGGACGTATTTTGATGGGCTTGGCTTTACTGATACTGACCGTAGCAGGTATCAATTACATGAGGTACAGCGGCTCGCGTCTGGAGAGAAAAATTATCAGCAACCAGGAACAGTCAGTGCGTTTTCGTCCGTATGTTGGTGGAGATTTTCGTATTCAAGTTTCCTCTCCCAAGAGTAGTCCCCTCGGACCAGATCAATGGATGGATTTGACCGCTCAAGGTGAAGTGATACAGATACCAAACTGTCCCAATGATATTTTAGAGCAACAAGGTAACTGTATATACGGCTTAAAATTGAATGCATTGAAGTCTTATAAAATCAATTACACAGCAATCCGTAGCAATGTGCAAATACTTCAGTTTAGTATTGAGCCTGACCCTCTTCAATCTAAAAATGCCTATGTCCAGTTTCAGCTTGCTTTAATCTTGGCAATTATTTTATTGATGCTGGGTATTGCAATGGGGCTTCCTTGGTACTTTTTTCAAAAAGATAACTGAAAACAAAAAGCAGAGTAATTACGGGACACACTATGCATTCTTAAAAATGAGCTAACCAAATTAGGAAAACATAGAGTGTCCCTTGAATAGACTAGGGGTATAACGATATAAATAATGTTACATAAGATCAGTACAAGATTTTATTTACTTTATTTCAAATTGCATTATGATTCTATCCATTGATGAATATGCTTGTTAGGAGAATCAATATGAAAAAACTACTGTACATTTTATTAGCTCATTTTTTAATAGCCTGTGGCTTCCAGGTGAGCGGAGATGACTTGCCTTTTGGCGGCGGTAATGTTTACAATGCCAGTGGAACAATTGTGGGCGTTCCCTCAATAGGAGGCGTGCTTATAACAGTTAATGGTGTTGACTTAACTGTAGACGAAGATGGTTCATTTAGTTTTACCGAAGATCTTACAGAAGGAGAAAGCTTTGATATAAGTTTTGATGCACCAGGGGCATTTGATTGTAGCTTACCAGAATCTATATCCCTTGTAAGTGCAGAAGTAGAAGATCTAGAAGTGACCTGTGAATGTGGTACGCCAACACAACAAGCATTTACTAGCTATTCTGCTGAAGGAAGAACCGGCTCAAGTTTAGATCCCTTTTTCATTTATACACCGGCGCAGTTTATTTCCATGCAAGCCGTGCCAGCTCAAGCAGATTGGGATAAATCTTTTGTTCAGGTTTGTGATTTAGATTTAGATACTTTAGGCGTTGGACCTATTGGCAATAGCATGAATTCATTTACTGGAAGTTATGATGGGCAAGGCTTTCTGATTGAAAATATTCATATGACGCCATCTGACCCATATTATGCTGTATTTGGCCGTATCAATGGCGCAACGATTGAAAACATACATTTGAAAAATGTAGATATAGATAACTTTGGCTATGGGATAACATACAGTGCCGCTTTGGTTGGGGGATGTGAATCATCTGGGATGATTGAAAATATTTTAGCTGAAGATATTACAGTTGATGCCAATGATATTACCTCTCATGTAGCGGCTTTAGTAGGAAGCATGGATGCATGCACGCTAAGCAAAGTTTTGGCAAGCGATATTGATGTTTCGTATGTATACAGAGAAAACGGTGGCTTGGTGGGTAGAGCCCTCAATGGTTCATTGATTTCTCAAGTGGGCATCAAGGACCTGGTGTTAACATCCACAGCGGTTTCAACGGGTTATTATAGCGCAATGGTGGGCCGCTTGAGCAGCAGTGACATTACAGATACCTATATTCAAAATGCAGCTTTGACCACGTCAGCTTCAAACTCAGCCGGTTTTGTTGGTTGGTCAAGCGGCAACAGCAATATTGAAAAATCTTACATTATCACTTCAAGCACATCAGGAACCAGTGAACTTGCAGGTGTTGTGGGCAGAATAGATACAGAGTCCATGCTTTCCATGAACGATTTATTTGTTTCAAATGCCATCAACGCACTCTCTGGGTCATCTGGTGAAATAACAGTAGATACAAGCTACGGTACAATAAGCAACAGCTTTTATGACAATACTCAAACGTG contains:
- a CDS encoding NAD(P)H-dependent oxidoreductase encodes the protein MNKIEQYKNLKAVYINTSLKKDPKKSHTGHLLTASAKILEKQQLTVENIHMLDYQVPPGVYPDMTKHGWSQDDWPKIWKKIKSSDILVIGTPIWLGEESSVCRVLIERLYAMSGELNADGQSIYYGKVGGCVITGNEDGIKHVAMSIGYALSHLGYTIPPQADCGWIGEAGPGPSYGDKKDDGSHVGFDNDFTMRNTTIMSWNLMHMASLLKQHPLPNHGNDRRAWKAGSRFDFENPEYRV
- a CDS encoding tryptophan-rich sensory protein, yielding MLNFNAMDMSSWYQSLVKPSWAPPAWVFGPVWSFLYLLILVSFFYVGFLAFKKKISFIILLPFLLNIVFNLLFTPLQFSLQNNVLALLDVILVFLTLIWAMIVIYPFAQWVTWIQVPYLLWVSFAMVLQASITYLNR